A DNA window from Engystomops pustulosus chromosome 6, aEngPut4.maternal, whole genome shotgun sequence contains the following coding sequences:
- the LOC140065894 gene encoding 5-hydroxytryptamine receptor 3A-like has translation MRSYTESEGAVQSLEDRIKHFVSSSPDLLGQEGLTNPPQPDDQLKAICQAREQQEKAKILILLFNQSKNGARMYSDYHLLSSSSDDLSSVDAEKPTERNFIYINHTGLVNYQKPFRMMCMCPFQIYFFPFDQHTCDLTFQSQLHTVEHINVSMWRKLEHMKKDVSKFYDKGEWELLSIDYNYLEVDELGDRFGMLAFHVIFRRHPIYYVMNLIVPSAFLIIMDIIGFYLPPESGERISFKITLLLGYSVFLIIVSETLPASAQGTPLIEVYFIFCMALLVISLMESIFMVRIVSRKNIQSKVPKWMKKLILENMTKWLCMKDKSRYFLSDIKSSDTLQEMETTSSDELSKYSEIEENSKISSADVSKRESTEILQSIFKEIVALRQHLEKENEQEASKEWLIVGYVLDKFLFWVYLATISIYVVSLTICWSHYYL, from the exons ATGAG GTCCTACACAGAGAGTGAGGGAGCGGTGCAGTCTCTGGAAGATCGGATAAAGCACTTTGTCAGCTCTTCACCCGATCTCCTTGGTCAGGAGGGCCTG ACAAATCCACCACAGCCTGATGATCAACTCAAAGCAATCTGTCAAGCAAGAGAGCAACAAGAGAAGGCAAAGATACTG ATACTTCTCTTCAATCAGAGTAAGAATGGTGCAAGGATGTATTCAGACTACCATCTTCTATCTTCTTCTTCTGATGACCTGTCAAG CGTGGATGCAGAAAAACCCACAGAACGTAATTTTATCTACATTAACCACACTGGACTAGTCAACTACCAGAAACCATTCAGAATGATGTGTATGTGTCCTTTCCAAATTTACTTCTTCCCTTTCGATCAGCATACTTGTGATTTGACCTTTCAAAGTCAGCTTCACACAG TTGAACATATAAACGTGTCCATGTGGAGAAAACTGGAACATATGAAGAAGGATGTAAGCAAATTTTATGATAAAGGCGAATGGGAACTTCTCAGTATCGATTACAATTACCTTGAAGTTGATGAACTGGGGGACAGATTTGGCATGCTAGCgttccac GTCATCTTCAGAAGACATCCAATATACTACGTGATGAATCTGATTGTTCCCAGCGCATTTCTCATAATTATGGATATTATTGGCTTCTACCTCCCTCCAGAAAGTGGAGAAAGGATTTCTTTCAAGATCACCCTCCTTCTGGGTTACTCTGTATTTCTTATCATAGTTTCAGAAACGCTACCGGCCTCAGCACAAGGAACGCCGCTTATAG AGGTGTATTTCATTTTCTGCATGGCGTTACTAGTCATCAGTTTGATGGAAAGCATTTTCATGGTTCGGATAGTCAGTAGGAAAAATATCCAGTCAAAGGTTCCTAAATGGATGAAGAAGCTGATTCTGGAAAACATGACCAAGTGGCTGTGCATGAAAGACAAAAGCCGATATTTTCTGTCCGACATCAAGTCTTCTGATACGCTGCAAGAGATGGAGACCACAAGCTCAG ATGAATTGTCCAAATATTCTGAAATTGAAGAAAACAGCAAGATATCATCTGCTGATGTCTCTAAGAGAGAGAGCACTGAGATCCTACAAAGTATCTTCAAGGAGATTGTGGCTCTCCGACAACATCTGGAGAAGGAAAATGAACAGGAGGCATCTAAAGAATGGCTCATTGTTGGATACGTGCTCGATAAATTTCTTTTTT